Proteins encoded together in one Streptomyces sp. TLI_171 window:
- a CDS encoding VOC family protein, whose product MAMLADAPLLAVIPVTDLGRAKQYYRDTLGLTLARESEEEVTFRSGSTEFGMYETPYGGQAGHTLASWKVADLDAEMTELRARGVVFEEYDLPGLKTLDGVAENDGMRAAWFKDPDGNVLCVNEVREG is encoded by the coding sequence ATGGCGATGCTGGCAGACGCCCCGCTGCTCGCGGTGATTCCGGTGACCGACCTCGGTCGGGCGAAGCAGTACTACCGCGACACGCTCGGCCTGACCCTCGCCCGGGAGAGCGAGGAAGAGGTCACCTTCCGCAGCGGCAGCACCGAGTTCGGCATGTACGAGACGCCCTACGGCGGACAGGCCGGCCACACCCTGGCCAGCTGGAAGGTCGCCGACCTGGACGCCGAGATGACCGAACTGCGGGCTCGCGGCGTGGTGTTCGAGGAGTACGACCTGCCCGGACTGAAGACCCTGGACGGGGTCGCCGAGAACGACGGCATGCGTGCCGCCTGGTTCAAGGACCCGGACGGCAACGTGCTGTGCGTCAACGAAGTACGGGAGGGCTGA
- the pgi gene encoding glucose-6-phosphate isomerase, protein MSDTPASGRTPLDRTPQWAALGKHRAELGEQHLRELFAADPDRGTRYTLQVGDLFVDYSKHLVTDRTLDLLRQLAAATGVAELRDAMFRGEKINNTEGRAVLHTALRAPREAVIEVDGENVVPAVHAVLDKMADFSERVRSGAWTGHTGKRIRNVVNIGIGGSDLGPAMAYEVLRSYTDRGLTVRFVSNVDGADLHEAVRDLDAAETLFIVASKTFTTIETVTNAVAARSWLLEQLGAGDEAVAKHFVALSTNAQGVADFGIDTANMFEFWDWVGGRYSYDSAIGLSLMIAIGAERFQEMLAGFRQMDEHFRTAPAEQNLPLLLGLLGVWYGAFFDAQSHAVLPYSHYLSKFTAYLQQLDMESNGKSVDRDGNPVGWQTGPVVWGTPGTNGQHAYYQLLHQGTKMIPADFLAFARPVDDLQAGLVAQHDLLMANFFAQTQALAFGKTSEEVAAEGVPAELVPHKTFRGNHPTTTILAAELTPHVLGQLIALYEHKVFVQGAVWNIDSFDQWGVELGKVLAKKIEPVLLEGTGAESLDASTANLVGRYRELRGRS, encoded by the coding sequence ATGTCGGACACCCCCGCCAGCGGCCGGACCCCGTTGGACCGCACCCCCCAGTGGGCCGCGCTGGGGAAGCACCGGGCAGAGCTGGGCGAACAGCACCTGCGCGAACTGTTCGCCGCCGACCCCGACCGCGGCACGCGCTACACCCTGCAGGTCGGCGACCTCTTCGTCGACTACTCGAAGCACCTGGTCACCGACCGCACCCTCGACCTGCTGCGCCAGCTGGCCGCCGCCACCGGCGTCGCCGAGCTGCGCGACGCGATGTTCCGCGGCGAGAAGATCAACAACACCGAGGGCCGCGCGGTCCTGCACACCGCGCTGCGCGCCCCGCGCGAGGCCGTCATCGAGGTCGACGGCGAGAACGTGGTGCCCGCCGTGCACGCGGTGCTGGACAAGATGGCCGACTTCTCCGAGCGGGTGCGCTCCGGCGCGTGGACCGGCCACACCGGCAAGCGGATCCGCAACGTCGTCAACATCGGCATCGGCGGCTCCGACCTCGGCCCCGCGATGGCCTACGAGGTGCTGCGCTCCTACACCGACCGCGGTCTGACGGTCCGCTTCGTCTCCAACGTGGACGGCGCCGACCTGCACGAGGCGGTCCGCGACCTGGACGCCGCCGAGACGCTGTTCATCGTCGCCTCCAAGACCTTCACCACCATCGAGACCGTCACCAACGCGGTCGCCGCCCGGAGTTGGCTGCTGGAGCAGCTCGGCGCGGGCGACGAGGCCGTCGCCAAGCACTTCGTGGCGCTCTCCACCAACGCGCAGGGCGTCGCCGACTTCGGCATCGACACCGCCAACATGTTCGAGTTCTGGGACTGGGTGGGCGGCCGCTACTCGTACGACTCCGCGATCGGCCTGTCGCTGATGATCGCGATCGGCGCGGAGCGCTTCCAGGAGATGCTGGCCGGCTTCCGGCAGATGGACGAGCACTTCCGCACCGCCCCCGCGGAGCAGAACCTGCCGCTGCTGCTCGGCCTGCTCGGCGTCTGGTACGGCGCGTTCTTCGACGCCCAGTCGCACGCGGTGCTGCCGTACTCGCACTACCTGTCGAAGTTCACCGCGTACCTGCAGCAGCTCGACATGGAGTCCAACGGCAAGTCGGTGGACCGCGACGGCAACCCCGTCGGCTGGCAGACCGGCCCGGTGGTGTGGGGCACGCCCGGCACCAACGGCCAGCACGCCTACTACCAGCTGCTGCACCAGGGCACCAAGATGATCCCGGCCGACTTCCTGGCCTTCGCCCGTCCGGTCGACGACCTGCAGGCCGGCCTGGTCGCGCAGCACGACCTGCTGATGGCCAACTTCTTCGCGCAGACCCAGGCGCTGGCCTTCGGCAAGACCTCGGAGGAGGTCGCCGCGGAGGGCGTCCCCGCCGAGCTGGTCCCGCACAAGACCTTCCGGGGCAACCACCCCACCACCACCATCCTGGCCGCCGAGCTCACCCCGCACGTCCTCGGCCAGCTGATCGCCCTCTACGAGCACAAGGTGTTCGTCCAGGGCGCGGTCTGGAACATCGACTCCTTCGACCAGTGGGGCGTCGAGCTCGGCAAGG
- a CDS encoding chitinase, whose protein sequence is MRTPPRKRLLAAGTAWAVAAAGAVAISFGLAGSASAGEFLVNGGFESGTLNPWTCTGGTGSVVTGHARTGSYALAGAASASDSAQCTQTVAVAPNTTYTLSAYVNGAYVYLGVNGGASTWTPGTGGAYQKLSVSFTTAATQTSATVFTHGWYGQGTYYADDVSLDGPGAPTASPSPSSSASASPSGSASPSASASPSTSASPSASPSTSSSPTTPPPATGHALVGYLHASFANGAGYLKMSDVPDSWDIIDLAFGEPDSITSGTIHFNRCPVSECPGVESDADFKAAIAAKQAKGKKVLLSIGGQNGEVQLTTTAARDNFVNSVSGIIDKWGLDGLDIDFEGHSLSLNTGDTDFKNPTTPVITNLISAVKTLKAKYGAKFQLTMAPETFFVQLGYQYYGSGPWGGQDPRAGAFLPVIYGLRDDLTLLHVQDYNSGSIMGLDNQYHSMGGADFHIAMTDMLLSGFPVAGNTANMFPALKPSQVAIGMPANSYAGNGYVAPAAVNQALDCLTKGTNCGSYTPRAGKQPNLRGLMTWSINWDNYNGNEFSKNFHGYFG, encoded by the coding sequence ATGCGTACTCCCCCAAGGAAGCGGCTGCTCGCCGCCGGAACGGCCTGGGCGGTGGCAGCGGCGGGAGCCGTCGCGATCAGCTTCGGCCTGGCCGGGTCGGCCTCGGCCGGCGAGTTCCTGGTCAACGGCGGCTTCGAGTCCGGCACCCTGAACCCCTGGACCTGCACCGGCGGCACCGGCTCCGTGGTCACCGGCCACGCCCGCACCGGCAGCTACGCGCTGGCCGGCGCCGCGTCCGCGTCCGACAGCGCCCAGTGCACCCAGACCGTCGCGGTCGCCCCCAACACCACGTACACCCTGAGCGCCTACGTCAACGGCGCCTACGTCTACCTCGGCGTCAACGGCGGCGCCTCGACCTGGACGCCCGGCACCGGCGGCGCCTACCAGAAGCTGTCGGTCAGCTTCACCACCGCCGCCACCCAGACCTCCGCCACGGTGTTCACCCACGGCTGGTACGGCCAGGGCACCTACTACGCGGACGACGTCTCGCTCGACGGCCCCGGCGCCCCCACCGCCTCCCCGTCCCCGAGCAGCTCCGCCTCGGCCAGCCCGTCCGGCTCGGCCAGCCCCTCCGCCAGCGCCTCCCCCTCCACCTCGGCCTCCCCGTCCGCGAGCCCGTCCACCTCCAGCTCGCCGACCACCCCGCCGCCCGCCACCGGCCACGCGCTGGTCGGCTACCTGCACGCCAGCTTCGCCAACGGCGCCGGGTACCTGAAGATGTCCGACGTCCCCGACAGCTGGGACATCATCGACCTGGCCTTCGGCGAGCCGGACTCCATCACCTCCGGCACCATCCACTTCAACCGGTGCCCGGTCAGCGAGTGCCCCGGCGTGGAGTCCGACGCCGACTTCAAGGCGGCCATCGCCGCCAAGCAGGCCAAGGGCAAGAAGGTCCTGCTGTCGATCGGCGGCCAGAACGGCGAGGTGCAGCTCACCACCACCGCCGCGCGCGACAACTTCGTCAACTCGGTCTCCGGCATCATCGACAAGTGGGGCCTGGACGGCCTCGACATCGACTTCGAGGGCCACTCGCTGTCGCTGAACACCGGCGACACCGACTTCAAGAACCCGACCACCCCGGTCATCACCAACCTGATCTCCGCGGTCAAGACCCTCAAGGCGAAGTACGGCGCGAAGTTCCAGCTGACCATGGCGCCGGAGACCTTCTTCGTCCAGCTCGGCTACCAGTACTACGGCTCCGGCCCCTGGGGCGGCCAGGACCCGCGGGCCGGCGCGTTCCTGCCGGTCATCTACGGCCTGCGCGACGACCTGACGCTGCTCCACGTCCAGGACTACAACTCGGGCTCGATCATGGGCCTCGACAACCAGTACCACAGCATGGGCGGCGCGGACTTCCACATCGCGATGACCGACATGCTGCTCAGCGGCTTCCCGGTCGCGGGCAACACCGCCAACATGTTCCCGGCGCTCAAGCCCTCGCAGGTCGCGATCGGCATGCCCGCCAACAGCTACGCAGGCAACGGCTACGTCGCCCCGGCCGCCGTCAACCAGGCCCTCGACTGCCTCACCAAGGGCACCAACTGCGGCTCCTACACCCCGCGGGCCGGCAAGCAGCCGAACCTGCGCGGGCTGATGACCTGGTCGATCAACTGGGACAACTACAACGGCAACGAGTTCTCGAAGAACTTCCACGGCTACTTCGGCTGA
- a CDS encoding Lrp/AsnC family transcriptional regulator gives MTGNLDDTDWAIIGQLQADARLSLSELGRRVNLGSSATAERVRALEARGVITGYHAAVDLGRLGYPVLAVVRLKYPGSRHQPLHRLLAERREILECLRTTGDDCYTLKLAATSMAHLETLVDELAALGSTTTSVVYRQTLPYRGPDRP, from the coding sequence ATGACCGGGAACCTCGACGACACCGACTGGGCGATCATCGGACAGCTGCAGGCGGACGCCCGGCTGTCGCTCAGCGAGCTGGGACGGCGGGTGAACCTGGGCTCCTCGGCCACCGCGGAGCGGGTGCGCGCCCTGGAGGCCAGGGGGGTGATCACCGGCTACCACGCGGCCGTGGACCTCGGCCGGCTGGGCTACCCGGTGCTCGCCGTGGTCCGGCTGAAGTACCCCGGGAGCCGGCACCAGCCGCTGCACCGGCTGCTCGCCGAACGGCGGGAGATCCTGGAGTGCCTGCGCACCACCGGCGACGACTGCTACACCCTGAAACTCGCCGCGACCTCGATGGCGCACCTGGAGACCCTGGTCGACGAACTCGCGGCCCTCGGCAGCACCACCACCAGCGTGGTCTACCGCCAGACCCTGCCCTACCGCGGTCCGGACCGCCCCTGA
- a CDS encoding nucleoside deaminase, whose amino-acid sequence MITPADEALLRRAIALAARAVELGDAPYGSLLAAPDGSVLAEAHNTVRRDADITAHPELKLARWAARELDPAAAARTTLFTSCQPCSMCAGALQRSGLGRVVFALSTDQLVALNPDSGAWPTPLQDGPALFDAARAPIESYYRPAP is encoded by the coding sequence GTGATCACCCCCGCCGACGAAGCCCTGCTGCGCCGCGCCATCGCCCTGGCCGCCCGCGCGGTCGAGCTGGGCGACGCCCCGTACGGTTCGCTGCTGGCTGCCCCGGACGGCTCGGTCCTCGCCGAGGCGCACAACACGGTGCGGCGCGACGCCGACATCACGGCCCACCCCGAACTCAAGCTGGCCCGCTGGGCGGCCCGCGAGCTCGACCCGGCCGCGGCGGCCCGCACCACGCTGTTCACCAGCTGCCAGCCCTGCTCGATGTGCGCCGGCGCCCTGCAGCGCTCCGGCCTGGGCCGGGTGGTCTTCGCCCTGTCGACCGACCAGCTGGTGGCCCTCAACCCCGACTCGGGCGCCTGGCCCACGCCGCTCCAGGACGGGCCCGCGCTGTTCGACGCGGCCCGCGCCCCGATCGAGTCGTACTACCGCCCGGCCCCCTGA
- a CDS encoding S41 family peptidase: MVPGYLRYPHVRGALIAFTAEDDVWVAPLEPDGGVGRAWRVSADRTRVSHPRLSPDGSQLAWTSWFALTPEVFTAPVDGGPAVRLTYWGSQDTRVRGWLPNGEVLAVTSYHEPFAHYAWAWEVPPDGSPARRMPWGPVADAQVGEGHTVLLTDAAPHEPAFWKRYRGGATGRLWVDHDRLLPDLPGHLASPMPVASAGGTRIAFLSDHEGVGNLYSARPDGTDLRRHTDHAAYYAREAATDGTRIVYQHAGDLWLLDSLDAAAPRRLDVPLGGARTGRRPYQVSAANNVKDLACDATGRAGVLNVRGSLYWLTHRDGPARVLADTPGVRCRLPLVLGYGAQAVWVTDAEGEDAIEIGPLPGKDGLTPDQAPHRRIAAGRIGRVQELSSSPDGKLLAVACSDGRLLLVDTAEGGVTEVTASRYGPVSSPCFSPDSQWLTWSQPVAGRSLRSIQLARVDRPERSIDVTGGRFEDEHPVFTRDGRFLVFLSWRGFDPVHDVHTGDLSFPLGCRPYLVPLAADTPSPFASPAEGRPPVGLDPEEATGDGTVHVDEDGLSKRLVPFPVIASKYSATAAVRGGVVWLRWPISGALGQTFANPEDTSGRPALEHFDLARGRRTTLVEQLDGFAVSADGSAISVFSGGALKLYPLAAPTAPLTVDLRRITHTVHPAAEWRQSYAEAARIVADQFWDPGMCGLDWPELTAQYAPLLERIASPDDFADLLRELLGELGTSHAYVTPARRGEGPAIAQQPLGLLGANAHRAPDGRWLVDRILPGESSDPKARAPLAGYGLRDGDELLAVDGRPPDPVRGPTPLLAGTGGTTVELTVRHEGRTRRIAVTPLTDERPIRYQDWVAKRRHLVREFSNGVCGYLHIPDLGGSGWAQFNRDLRSELAHPALVLDVRGNAGGNVSELVLEKLHRRVLAWDFTRGRQPVRWPRDAPRGPVVALADHATSSDGDVIITAIKELALGPVVGSRTWGGVVGMTGRHALGDGTQISVPKNASWFTGGIGFSVENHGVAPDIEVIRTPHDWARGDHTDLSAAVDLALTLLAADPAASPPPPSTPRPDLRRPPLPPRST; the protein is encoded by the coding sequence ATGGTGCCCGGATACCTGCGATACCCCCATGTACGCGGCGCCCTGATCGCCTTCACCGCGGAGGACGACGTCTGGGTCGCCCCGCTCGAACCCGACGGCGGGGTGGGCCGGGCCTGGCGGGTCAGCGCCGACCGCACCAGGGTGAGCCACCCGCGGCTCTCCCCGGACGGGTCGCAGCTCGCCTGGACCAGCTGGTTCGCGCTGACGCCGGAGGTGTTCACCGCGCCGGTGGACGGCGGCCCGGCCGTCCGGCTCACCTACTGGGGCAGCCAGGACACCCGGGTCCGCGGCTGGCTGCCGAACGGCGAGGTGCTGGCCGTCACCTCGTACCACGAGCCGTTCGCGCACTACGCCTGGGCGTGGGAGGTGCCGCCGGACGGCTCGCCGGCCCGCCGGATGCCGTGGGGGCCGGTCGCCGACGCCCAGGTCGGCGAGGGGCACACGGTGCTGCTCACCGACGCGGCCCCGCACGAGCCGGCGTTCTGGAAGCGCTACCGCGGCGGGGCGACCGGCCGACTGTGGGTGGACCACGACCGGCTGCTGCCCGACCTGCCCGGCCACCTGGCCTCACCGATGCCGGTGGCCTCCGCGGGCGGCACCCGGATCGCCTTCCTCTCCGACCACGAGGGCGTCGGCAACCTGTACTCGGCCCGCCCGGACGGCACCGACCTGCGCCGGCACACCGACCACGCCGCGTACTACGCCCGGGAGGCCGCCACCGACGGCACCCGGATCGTCTACCAGCACGCCGGCGACCTGTGGCTGCTCGACTCGCTGGACGCCGCCGCCCCGCGCCGCCTGGACGTCCCGCTCGGCGGCGCCCGGACCGGCCGCCGCCCGTACCAGGTGAGCGCGGCCAACAACGTGAAGGACCTGGCCTGCGACGCCACCGGCCGGGCCGGGGTGCTGAACGTCCGCGGCTCGCTGTACTGGCTGACCCACCGGGACGGCCCGGCCCGGGTGCTCGCCGACACCCCGGGCGTGCGCTGCCGGCTGCCGCTGGTGCTCGGCTACGGCGCCCAGGCCGTCTGGGTGACCGACGCGGAGGGCGAGGACGCGATCGAGATCGGGCCGCTGCCGGGCAAGGACGGCCTGACGCCGGACCAGGCACCGCACCGGCGGATCGCCGCCGGCCGGATCGGCCGGGTCCAGGAGCTGTCCTCCTCCCCCGACGGCAAGCTGCTCGCGGTGGCCTGCTCGGACGGCCGGCTGCTGCTGGTCGACACCGCCGAGGGCGGGGTCACCGAGGTGACGGCCTCCCGCTACGGCCCGGTCTCCAGCCCGTGCTTCTCCCCCGACTCGCAGTGGCTGACCTGGTCGCAGCCGGTCGCGGGCCGCTCGCTGCGCTCGATCCAGCTGGCCCGGGTGGACCGGCCGGAGCGCAGCATCGACGTCACCGGCGGCCGCTTCGAGGACGAGCACCCGGTGTTCACCCGGGACGGCCGCTTCCTGGTGTTCCTGTCCTGGCGCGGCTTCGACCCGGTGCACGACGTGCACACCGGCGACCTGTCCTTCCCGCTCGGCTGCCGCCCGTACCTGGTGCCGCTGGCCGCCGACACCCCGTCGCCGTTCGCCTCGCCCGCCGAGGGCCGCCCGCCGGTCGGCCTGGACCCGGAGGAGGCCACCGGCGACGGCACCGTGCACGTGGACGAGGACGGCCTGAGCAAGCGGCTGGTGCCGTTCCCGGTGATCGCCTCCAAGTACTCGGCGACGGCCGCGGTGCGCGGCGGGGTGGTCTGGCTGCGCTGGCCGATCTCCGGGGCGCTCGGCCAGACCTTCGCCAACCCGGAGGACACCTCCGGCCGCCCCGCCCTGGAGCACTTCGACCTGGCCCGCGGCCGCCGCACCACCCTGGTGGAGCAGCTGGACGGCTTCGCGGTGTCCGCCGACGGCTCGGCGATCTCGGTGTTCTCGGGCGGCGCGCTCAAGCTGTACCCGCTGGCCGCGCCCACCGCCCCGCTGACCGTCGACCTGCGCCGGATCACCCACACCGTGCACCCCGCCGCCGAGTGGCGGCAGTCCTACGCGGAGGCCGCCCGGATCGTCGCCGACCAGTTCTGGGACCCCGGCATGTGCGGCCTCGACTGGCCCGAACTCACCGCCCAGTACGCCCCGCTGCTGGAGCGGATCGCCTCCCCCGACGACTTCGCCGACCTGCTGCGCGAACTGCTCGGCGAGCTCGGCACCTCGCACGCCTACGTCACCCCGGCCCGGCGCGGCGAGGGCCCGGCGATCGCCCAGCAGCCGCTCGGCCTGCTCGGCGCCAACGCGCACCGCGCCCCGGACGGCCGCTGGCTGGTCGACCGGATCCTGCCCGGCGAGTCCTCCGACCCGAAGGCCCGCGCCCCGCTGGCCGGCTACGGCCTGCGCGACGGCGACGAGCTGCTCGCGGTGGACGGCCGCCCGCCCGACCCGGTGCGCGGGCCGACCCCGCTGCTGGCCGGCACCGGCGGCACCACGGTGGAGCTGACGGTCCGCCACGAGGGCCGGACCCGCCGGATCGCGGTCACCCCGCTGACCGACGAGCGTCCCATCCGCTACCAGGACTGGGTCGCCAAGCGCCGCCACCTGGTGCGGGAGTTCAGCAACGGCGTCTGCGGCTACCTGCACATCCCCGACCTCGGCGGCTCCGGCTGGGCCCAGTTCAACCGCGACCTGCGCTCCGAACTCGCCCACCCCGCACTGGTGCTGGACGTTCGCGGCAACGCCGGCGGCAACGTCTCCGAGCTGGTCCTGGAGAAGCTCCACCGCCGGGTGCTGGCCTGGGACTTCACCCGCGGCCGGCAGCCGGTCCGGTGGCCCAGGGACGCCCCCCGCGGCCCCGTGGTGGCACTCGCCGACCACGCCACCAGCTCCGACGGCGACGTGATCATCACCGCCATCAAGGAGCTCGCGCTGGGCCCGGTGGTGGGCTCCCGCACCTGGGGCGGCGTGGTCGGCATGACCGGCCGCCACGCCCTCGGCGACGGCACCCAGATCTCCGTCCCGAAGAACGCCTCCTGGTTCACCGGCGGCATCGGCTTCTCGGTGGAGAACCACGGGGTCGCCCCCGACATCGAGGTGATCCGCACCCCCCACGACTGGGCCCGCGGCGACCACACCGACCTGTCCGCCGCCGTCGACCTGGCCCTGACCCTGCTCGCCGCCGATCCCGCCGCCTCTCCCCCGCCGCCCAGCACGCCCCGCCCCGATCTGCGCCGGCCGCCGCTGCCGCCGCGCTCGACCTGA
- a CDS encoding Na+/H+ antiporter, with product MGQLTLLFLVLLASVVTMPLARKSRIPQPVLMTLVGLVFALVPQIPNVQVNPELILPLVLPPLIFAVARRSSVRYFKANIRSILLLAVALVVVTTTAVAGVFSWLVPAAPLAAAVALGALVSPPDPVAAVAVAGEVGLPRRLTAVLESEGLFNDVTAIVIYSLAVEAVVDGNLSTGRAVERFLLSAVVAVAVGIGLGWANAKLAGLLDDPTQQVALNLLVPFAAYVLAEEAHGSGVLAVVVCALYLADRASDADEVSYRLVGNAFWEIVETLITGVAFGLIGLELSTVLQDVRGTWHTMLGDTAIVIAVVVVLRLLWLLPAAWISKTVSHGEEDTPISWRETVVLWWSGMRGVATVALALGIPLTLHDGHPFPGRSEIVFIAFSVVLFTLVVQGLTLPYVVRLLGLDSDSDAHEKAVRELWWRAAKAGLHRLAELEEADQLPPEITERLRERQHDRLARLCPEKYEEEEAQEAKRRGKKWRQAFAVEQEMIAASRREVLVARGEAGADPEVADRVLRALDLQSARK from the coding sequence GTGGGTCAGCTGACACTGCTCTTCCTGGTGCTGCTCGCCTCGGTGGTGACGATGCCGCTCGCCCGGAAGTCCCGGATCCCGCAGCCGGTGCTGATGACGCTGGTCGGTCTGGTCTTCGCGCTCGTCCCGCAGATCCCCAACGTGCAGGTCAACCCGGAACTGATCCTGCCGCTGGTGCTGCCGCCGCTGATCTTCGCCGTCGCCCGGCGCTCCTCGGTGCGCTACTTCAAGGCCAACATCCGCTCCATCCTGCTGCTGGCCGTCGCCCTGGTGGTAGTCACCACCACCGCCGTCGCGGGCGTCTTCTCCTGGCTGGTGCCCGCCGCGCCGCTGGCCGCCGCCGTCGCCCTCGGCGCGCTGGTCTCCCCGCCCGACCCGGTGGCCGCCGTCGCGGTGGCCGGCGAGGTCGGACTGCCGCGCCGGCTCACCGCGGTGCTGGAGAGCGAAGGCCTGTTCAACGACGTCACCGCGATCGTCATCTACTCGCTGGCCGTCGAGGCCGTGGTCGACGGCAACCTGTCGACCGGCCGGGCCGTCGAGCGGTTCCTGCTCTCCGCGGTGGTCGCGGTGGCGGTCGGCATCGGACTGGGCTGGGCCAACGCCAAGCTCGCCGGGCTGCTGGACGACCCCACCCAGCAGGTCGCGCTCAACCTGCTGGTCCCGTTCGCCGCGTACGTGCTCGCCGAGGAGGCGCACGGCTCCGGCGTGCTCGCCGTGGTGGTCTGCGCGCTCTACCTGGCCGACCGCGCCAGCGACGCCGACGAGGTGTCGTACCGGCTGGTCGGCAACGCGTTCTGGGAGATCGTCGAAACCCTGATCACCGGCGTCGCGTTCGGCCTGATCGGCCTGGAGCTGTCCACCGTCCTGCAGGACGTCCGCGGCACCTGGCACACCATGCTCGGCGACACCGCGATCGTCATCGCCGTGGTCGTGGTGCTCCGGCTGCTGTGGCTGCTGCCCGCCGCCTGGATCTCCAAGACCGTCAGCCACGGCGAGGAGGACACCCCGATCAGCTGGCGGGAGACCGTCGTGCTCTGGTGGTCCGGGATGCGCGGCGTCGCCACCGTCGCGCTGGCCCTCGGCATCCCGCTCACCCTGCACGACGGGCACCCCTTCCCGGGCCGCAGCGAGATCGTCTTCATCGCCTTCAGCGTCGTCCTGTTCACCCTGGTGGTGCAGGGCCTGACGCTCCCTTACGTGGTGCGGCTGCTCGGCCTGGACAGCGACAGCGACGCCCACGAGAAGGCCGTCCGGGAACTCTGGTGGCGCGCCGCCAAGGCCGGCCTGCACCGGCTGGCCGAACTGGAGGAGGCGGACCAACTCCCGCCCGAGATCACCGAGCGCCTGCGCGAACGCCAGCACGACCGGCTGGCCCGGCTCTGCCCCGAGAAGTACGAGGAGGAGGAGGCGCAGGAGGCGAAGCGCCGCGGCAAGAAGTGGCGGCAGGCCTTCGCCGTCGAGCAGGAGATGATCGCCGCCTCCCGGCGCGAGGTCCTGGTCGCCCGCGGCGAGGCCGGCGCGGACCCCGAGGTCGCCGACCGAGTACTGCGCGCACTCGACCTCCAGTCGGCCCGGAAGTGA
- a CDS encoding LLM class flavin-dependent oxidoreductase yields the protein MQLGVNVPNFGPGTDPGVLRAWARTVEDLGFDLLMVSDHVAVTPDVAERYPEPFHEPFTTLSWLAGLTTRVRLGTTVLVLPYRNPLLTARMAGNLDRLSGGRLVLGVGTGWARQEFEALGVPFADRGRLADACLRALRADRPAGAAGVPVWVGGHSPAALRRAARFGDAWHPLRLTVPAMRAVLAAHPLPGFAPRIAFRLTDRPASGPDRPAGTGTLEQVLDDLRQLRELGAQAVVLDPYHGDPEQTRRPEPAWRDLAAVAAHRKDTA from the coding sequence ATGCAACTGGGCGTCAACGTACCGAACTTCGGGCCCGGAACCGATCCCGGCGTGCTGCGCGCCTGGGCCCGGACCGTCGAGGACCTCGGGTTCGACCTGCTGATGGTCTCCGACCACGTGGCGGTCACCCCGGACGTGGCCGAGCGTTACCCGGAGCCCTTCCACGAGCCGTTCACCACGCTGTCCTGGCTGGCCGGCCTGACCACCCGGGTGCGGCTGGGCACCACGGTGCTGGTGCTGCCCTACCGGAACCCGCTGCTGACCGCCCGGATGGCCGGCAACCTCGACCGGCTGAGCGGCGGACGGCTGGTGCTCGGCGTGGGCACCGGCTGGGCCCGGCAGGAGTTCGAGGCGCTCGGCGTGCCGTTCGCCGACCGCGGCCGGCTGGCCGACGCCTGCCTGCGGGCGCTGCGCGCGGACCGGCCGGCCGGGGCCGCCGGCGTCCCGGTCTGGGTCGGCGGCCACAGTCCGGCCGCGCTGCGCCGGGCCGCCCGGTTCGGCGACGCCTGGCACCCGCTGCGCCTGACCGTCCCCGCGATGCGCGCCGTGCTGGCCGCGCACCCGCTGCCCGGGTTCGCCCCGCGGATCGCGTTCCGGCTGACGGACCGTCCGGCCTCCGGACCCGACCGGCCCGCCGGAACCGGCACCCTGGAGCAGGTCCTGGACGACCTGCGGCAGTTGCGCGAGCTGGGCGCGCAGGCCGTGGTCCTCGACCCGTACCACGGCGACCCCGAGCAGACCCGCCGCCCCGAGCCGGCCTGGCGCGACCTGGCCGCCGTGGCCGCCCACCGGAAGGACACCGCGTGA